A single genomic interval of Lathyrus oleraceus cultivar Zhongwan6 chromosome 7, CAAS_Psat_ZW6_1.0, whole genome shotgun sequence harbors:
- the LOC127102756 gene encoding uncharacterized protein LOC127102756 — protein sequence METQITRIEDFLGAPRAQIRYKPPPSPRPETPVRPEEMWDETIEQEYQEVKQIPRVARRPPMVLVTRNQDPDHVVRQIRQEAAIGEQNLEAIVEQIIGLKVPKFTKFNGDTEESTVEHVARYHTEAGDIENNEDLKLKYFPSSLTKKAFTWFRMLPPQSVQTWTQLKRLFHEQFYMGQSKISLKELANVKRKTVESVD from the exons ATGGAAACTCAAATAACCAGAATAGAGGATTTCCTAGGGGCACCTAGAGCACAAATTCGTTATAAACCCCCACCTTCACCTCGACCAGAAACCCCGGTCCGGCCAGAGGAAATGTGGGACGAAACAATCGAACAAGAATATCAGGAAGTCAAACAGATTCCTAGGGTGGCTCGAAGGCCTCCTATGGTTTTAGTCACTAGAAACCAGGATCCTGACCATGTGGTCAGGCAAATTCGACAAGAGGCAGCGATTGGGGAGCAGAACCTAGAGGCTATTGTCGAGCAGATCATA GGGTTAAAAGTTCCGAAATTTACCAAGTTCAACGGAGATACCGAAGAATCTACCGTCGAACATGTTGCCAGGTATCATACTGAAGCTGGCGACATAGAGAATAATGAGGATTTGAAGTTGAAATACTTTCCAAGTTCTCTTACAAAAAAGGCGTTCACATGGTTTAGGATGCTACCTCCACAATCAGTCCAAACTTGGACGCAATTAAAGAGATTattccatgaacagttttacatggGACAGTCGAAAATCAGTCTGAAAGAACTAGCCAACGTCAAACGAAAGACCGTTGAGTCAGTTGATTAG
- the LOC127107366 gene encoding ribonuclease 1 isoform X1, with protein sequence MVKEGMYNGADSLVILLAEFEASSKQLISDLTSSLQKNLPTLGCPSGVEIQFWTHEWEKHGTCSESSLKQHDYFEITVNLKQKANLIDALTSEGIQAAGNSYNLSSIKEAIEKGVGFTPFIECNVDSSDNRQLYQVYLAGPFAKKDWYDIKAPSVFQVKNVGKTLVSRTQGTKDGEAYAYLIQVS encoded by the exons ATG GTAAAGGAAGGCATGTATAATGGAGCCGACTCTCTAGTTATTTTGTTGGCAGAATTTGAAGCGTCATCAAAGCAATTG ATATCTGATCTCACAAGTAGCTTACAAAAGAACTTGCCCACACTTGGATGTCCAAGTGGTGTTGAAATACAATTTTGGACTCATGAATGGGAGAAACATGGAACTTGTTCTGAATCAAGCCTTAAACAACATGATTATTTTGAAATAACGGTCAACTTGAAACAAAAAGCCAATCTCATTGATGCTCTTACTAGTGAAG GGATACAAGCTGCTGGAAATTCATACAACTTGAGCAGTATCAAAGAAGCTATAGAAAAGGGAGTTGGGTTTACTCCATTCATTGAATGCAATGTGGATTCATCTGATAACAGACAACTATACCAAGTTTATTT AGCTGGTCCCTTTGCCAAAAAGGATTGGTATGATATCAAAGCTCCTTCAGTTTTCCAAGTGAAGAATGTTGGCAAAACCCTTGTTTCTCGTACTCAGGGAACTAAG GATGGAGAAGCTTATGCTTACTTGATTCAAGTATCGTAG
- the LOC127107366 gene encoding ribonuclease 1 isoform X2 produces MYNGADSLVILLAEFEASSKQLISDLTSSLQKNLPTLGCPSGVEIQFWTHEWEKHGTCSESSLKQHDYFEITVNLKQKANLIDALTSEGIQAAGNSYNLSSIKEAIEKGVGFTPFIECNVDSSDNRQLYQVYLAGPFAKKDWYDIKAPSVFQVKNVGKTLVSRTQGTKDGEAYAYLIQVS; encoded by the exons ATGTATAATGGAGCCGACTCTCTAGTTATTTTGTTGGCAGAATTTGAAGCGTCATCAAAGCAATTG ATATCTGATCTCACAAGTAGCTTACAAAAGAACTTGCCCACACTTGGATGTCCAAGTGGTGTTGAAATACAATTTTGGACTCATGAATGGGAGAAACATGGAACTTGTTCTGAATCAAGCCTTAAACAACATGATTATTTTGAAATAACGGTCAACTTGAAACAAAAAGCCAATCTCATTGATGCTCTTACTAGTGAAG GGATACAAGCTGCTGGAAATTCATACAACTTGAGCAGTATCAAAGAAGCTATAGAAAAGGGAGTTGGGTTTACTCCATTCATTGAATGCAATGTGGATTCATCTGATAACAGACAACTATACCAAGTTTATTT AGCTGGTCCCTTTGCCAAAAAGGATTGGTATGATATCAAAGCTCCTTCAGTTTTCCAAGTGAAGAATGTTGGCAAAACCCTTGTTTCTCGTACTCAGGGAACTAAG GATGGAGAAGCTTATGCTTACTTGATTCAAGTATCGTAG